A stretch of the Musa acuminata AAA Group cultivar baxijiao chromosome BXJ2-7, Cavendish_Baxijiao_AAA, whole genome shotgun sequence genome encodes the following:
- the LOC135582600 gene encoding protein HESO1-like isoform X1 yields the protein MLLLDAFAFYMHDARFYLICRLCDMSLDASALLKHAAKAELRESEKILFGPQVFSTLDSLLLDIHAMLQPRPIDYEQRRLLIEEFNSMAVDRFGNNGGFPTVEAFGSFVMDLFTSSSDLDLSVNFSNNMNNFPRKEKISVLGKLSKVLYGHQRKGHITGVLPIMGARVPVLKVVDCRTGVECDISVENKDGISRSLIFRFVSSIDERFRILCYLMKAWAKAHDINSSKDRTMNSLSIIALVAFHLQTRNPPILPPFCALLKDGTDMLSIERRVAGFKNFGIRNRESVAELFVSLLRKLLSVMHLWGHGLCASTCEGSWICKKQWASGVGNMNVEDFLDRSENFARSVGEAGMQKIYECIRGSLSDLSRFAMRQIDSLELKELIFKSVDDLNAPKKEGVHKEVVQHKRRYPFHDAGTSVKPMTSKRPRYLEPTRAPDHARYQTPNPLAALQSQATSYGIHRPGLIFGSPQPAFTPYHHHRQRPVASLGAGYGSPPLQQNPFASQRGYGSYHQPVLPGPPYIRHSQQRDQQDQDYLFPGRGSSK from the exons CTTTGCTTAAGCATGCAGCAAAAGCAGAATTAAGGGAGTCGGAAAAGATCTTGTTTGGTCCTCAAGTCTTTTCCACTCTTGACTCATTGCTTCTTGATATTCATGCAATGTTGCAACCAAGGCCAATTGATTATGAGCAACGAAGGCTCTTAATTGAAGAGTTTAATTCTATGGCAGTTGATAGATTTG GTAATAATGGTGGCTTCCCAACTGTTGAGGCATTTGGATCTTTTGTTATGGACTTATTTACCTCTAGCAGTGATCTGGATCTGTCTGTTAACTTCAGTAATAACATGAATAACTTCCCTCGTAAGGAGAAGATTTCTGTTCTTGGGAAGCTTTCCAAAGTCTTGTATGGTCATCAAA GGAAAGGACATATCACTGGAGTCTTGCCAATTATGGGAGCTAGAGTTCCAGTTTTGAAGGTTGTAGACTGTAGAACTGGAGTTGAATGTGATATTTCAGTTGAAAACAAGGATGGTATTTCAAGatccttgatttttagatttgtctCTTCAATTGATGAAAGGTTTCGGATATTGTGTTATCTG ATGAAGGCTTGGGCAAAAGCACATGACATTAATAGCTCAAAAGACCGCACTATGAACTCTTTATCCATCATAGCATTAGTTGCTTTTCATTTACAG ACCCGGAATCCTCCTATACTTCCTCCTTTCTGTGCATTGTTAAAAG ATGGGACAGATATGTTAAGTATAGAGCGCAGAGTTGCTGGATTCAAGAACTTTGGTATAAGAAATCGAGAATCTGTAGCTGAATTATTTGTGTCTCTATTGAGGAAG CTGTTATCAGTTATGCATTTGTGGGGGCATGGTCTCTGTGCCAGTACCTGCGAAGGATCATGGATTTGTAAGAAGCAATGGGCATCTGGAGTTGGCAACATGAAC gTGGAAGATTTTCTGGACCGGTCCGAAAATTTTGCAAGATCGGTCGGGGAAGCTGGGATGCAGAAGATCTATGAATGCATTCGAGGTTCTCTCAGTGATCTATCACGTTTTGCAATGCGTCAGATTGATTCACTGGAGTTAAAGGAACTTATTTTCAAATCAGTTGATGATCTGAATGCACCAAAGAAAGAAGGTGTTCACAAAGAAGTAGTGCAACATAAGAGGAGATACCCCTTCCATGATGCTGGTACTTCAGTTAAGCCTATGACCTCGAAGAGGCCAAGGTACCTGGAACCTACGCGAGCACCAGACCATGCTCGCTATCAGACTCCAAATCCCTTGGCTGCACTTCAATCACAGGCTACTAGTTATGGAATACACAGGCCAGGTCTCATCTTTGGTTCCCCTCAACCAGCTTTCACGCCATACCACCATCACCGACAACGTCCGGTTGCTTCTCTCGGAGCTGGTTATGGGTCACCTCCCCTACAACAAAACCCATTTGCTTCTCAACGAGGTTATGGATCATATCATCAGCCAGTCCTCCCCGGTCCTCCTTACATCCGTCATTCGCAGCAGCGTGACCAACAGGATCAAGACTACCTGTTTCCTGGCCGTGGATCATCAAAATGA
- the LOC135582600 gene encoding protein HESO1-like isoform X8 encodes MLLLDAFAFYMHDARFYLICRLCDMSLDASALLKHAAKAELRESEKILFGPQVFSTLDSLLLDIHAMLQPRPIDYEQRRLLIEEFNSMAVDRFGKGHITGVLPIMGARVPVLKMKAWAKAHDINSSKDRTMNSLSIIALVAFHLQTRNPPILPPFCALLKDGTDMLSIERRVAGFKNFGIRNRESVAELFVSLLRKLLSVMHLWGHGLCASTCEGSWICKKQWASGVGNMNVEDFLDRSENFARSVGEAGMQKIYECIRGSLSDLSRFAMRQIDSLELKELIFKSVDDLNAPKKEGVHKEVVQHKRRYPFHDAGTSVKPMTSKRPRYLEPTRAPDHARYQTPNPLAALQSQATSYGIHRPGLIFGSPQPAFTPYHHHRQRPVASLGAGYGSPPLQQNPFASQRGYGSYHQPVLPGPPYIRHSQQRDQQDQDYLFPGRGSSK; translated from the exons CTTTGCTTAAGCATGCAGCAAAAGCAGAATTAAGGGAGTCGGAAAAGATCTTGTTTGGTCCTCAAGTCTTTTCCACTCTTGACTCATTGCTTCTTGATATTCATGCAATGTTGCAACCAAGGCCAATTGATTATGAGCAACGAAGGCTCTTAATTGAAGAGTTTAATTCTATGGCAGTTGATAGATTTG GGAAAGGACATATCACTGGAGTCTTGCCAATTATGGGAGCTAGAGTTCCAGTTTTGAAG ATGAAGGCTTGGGCAAAAGCACATGACATTAATAGCTCAAAAGACCGCACTATGAACTCTTTATCCATCATAGCATTAGTTGCTTTTCATTTACAG ACCCGGAATCCTCCTATACTTCCTCCTTTCTGTGCATTGTTAAAAG ATGGGACAGATATGTTAAGTATAGAGCGCAGAGTTGCTGGATTCAAGAACTTTGGTATAAGAAATCGAGAATCTGTAGCTGAATTATTTGTGTCTCTATTGAGGAAG CTGTTATCAGTTATGCATTTGTGGGGGCATGGTCTCTGTGCCAGTACCTGCGAAGGATCATGGATTTGTAAGAAGCAATGGGCATCTGGAGTTGGCAACATGAAC gTGGAAGATTTTCTGGACCGGTCCGAAAATTTTGCAAGATCGGTCGGGGAAGCTGGGATGCAGAAGATCTATGAATGCATTCGAGGTTCTCTCAGTGATCTATCACGTTTTGCAATGCGTCAGATTGATTCACTGGAGTTAAAGGAACTTATTTTCAAATCAGTTGATGATCTGAATGCACCAAAGAAAGAAGGTGTTCACAAAGAAGTAGTGCAACATAAGAGGAGATACCCCTTCCATGATGCTGGTACTTCAGTTAAGCCTATGACCTCGAAGAGGCCAAGGTACCTGGAACCTACGCGAGCACCAGACCATGCTCGCTATCAGACTCCAAATCCCTTGGCTGCACTTCAATCACAGGCTACTAGTTATGGAATACACAGGCCAGGTCTCATCTTTGGTTCCCCTCAACCAGCTTTCACGCCATACCACCATCACCGACAACGTCCGGTTGCTTCTCTCGGAGCTGGTTATGGGTCACCTCCCCTACAACAAAACCCATTTGCTTCTCAACGAGGTTATGGATCATATCATCAGCCAGTCCTCCCCGGTCCTCCTTACATCCGTCATTCGCAGCAGCGTGACCAACAGGATCAAGACTACCTGTTTCCTGGCCGTGGATCATCAAAATGA